One genomic region from Opisthocomus hoazin isolate bOpiHoa1 chromosome Z, bOpiHoa1.hap1, whole genome shotgun sequence encodes:
- the CRIPTO gene encoding cryptic protein: protein MQQPSVRGCGPLASAQAFLENLTGVSGCRKMYWGNHVRILFTMTLICQTVHLGKGRENEEREDDVETLTATVQKQQPKNEGTVVNGLSDMNQSYESRKQQNSRASVPFTGITESKKLNRHCCQNGGTCILGAFCACLKPFTGRYCEHDERQSNCGSIAHGAWVLKGCWLCRCGYGTLNCLSEIMHDNCELRSEKEEITRLYSNGLRLQQTVLALCCLLTVLLELCCWQL from the exons ATGCAACAGCCTTCAGTGAGGGGCTGTGGACCTCTTGCTTCTGCTCAAGCTTTCCTGGAGAATCTCACGGGTGTTTCAGGCTGCAGGAAAATGTACTGGGGAAATCACGTTAG AATTCTTTTCACTATGACTCTGATCTGTCAGACTGTTCATTTAGGAAAGG GCCGTGAAAATGAAGAACGTGAAGATGATGTGGAAACTCTCACTGCCACAGTACAAAAGCAGCAGCCAAAGAACGAAGGGACTGTTGTAAATGGTCTCAGTGACATGAATCAGAGCTATGAAAGCAGAAAGCAACAGAATTCCAGGGCGTCGGTACCTTTCACTGGGATTACAGAGA GTAAAAAACTGAACCGACACTGCTGCCAAAACGGAGGAACCTGTATCCTAGGGGCTTTCTGTGCCTGCCTAAAGCCTTTCACTGGCAGATACTGTGAACATGATGAGCGGCAAAG CAACTGTGGTAGCATTGCCCATGGTGCCTGGGTGCTGAAGGGCTGTTGGCTGTGTCGGTGCGGCTATGGTACACTGAACTGTCTCTCAGAAATAATGCACGATAACTGTG AACTGAGATCAGAAAAGGAGGAAATTACCAGACTGTATTCTAATGGGCTAAGATTACAGCAAACAGTGTTGGCACTCTGTTGCCTGCTCACCGTcctcctggagctctgctgctggcagttgTGA